The following are encoded together in the Lathyrus oleraceus cultivar Zhongwan6 chromosome 3, CAAS_Psat_ZW6_1.0, whole genome shotgun sequence genome:
- the LOC127131251 gene encoding uncharacterized protein LOC127131251, which produces MEVVREEQAAFREKMDSVKSNIEQIFEAIQALARREEEARVTAAARNDALVQGVTLQSGPSVPIPNPVIYGLPPGFVPPPERTHVPPHAHTSGVADGVTAQGPLIVNQVVIPRTDEELQDEFEMQNYNGATPVVIPTAAQDSEAILMCRAMAEKLRILEGHNSTRLSALEMCLVPDVVIHPKFKAPEFEKYKGLTCPNIHLKMYCRKMAAYTRDDKLMIHCFQDSLTGASLDWYMQLECSNIHTWDELVEEFAKQYKYNNDLAPNHTQLQSMAQKDSESFKEYAQRWRELAARVHPPLVDRELIDIFMGTLQGQYYERLINSVSTGFSDMVIVGERVEEGLESGKIQGGSSSQPILKKPFNGFKRKEGETSAISSQRGRAPYKAPASVPYYQYPYVSATQYPAMPYRPIDPVPIPAPVPHYQVPVLQYQAPQPQLQAPPPQHQ; this is translated from the coding sequence ATGGAAGTAGTTCGAGAAGAACAAGCTGCCTTCAGAGAGAAGATGGACTCTGTCAAAAGCAATATTGAGCAGATCTTTGAGGCTATACAAGCTCTGGCTAGAAGGGAAGAAGAGGCTCGTGTCACCGCTGCTGCAAGGAACGATGCTCTAGTTCAAGGGGTTACTCTTCAGTCAGGACCTTCAGTTCCTATTCCAAATCCCGTTATCTACGGTCTTCCTCCAGGTTTTGTTCCACCGCCTGAAAGAACTCATGTGCCTCCACATGCGCATACTTCTGGAGTAGCTGATGGAGTCACTGCGCAAGGACCTCTGATAGTCAATCAAGTGGTCATTCCCCGCACTGATGAGGAGCTCCAGGACGAGTTTGAAATGCAGAATTACAATGGAGCTACTCCAGTGGTCATCCCTACTGCTGCCCAAGATTCTGAGGCTATCTTAATGTGTCGGGCTATGGCCGAAAAGCTAAGAATCTTGGAAGGACATAACTCAACCCGATTGAGTGCCTTGGAGATGTGTCTGGTCCCAGACGTGGTGATTCATCCAAAATTCAAAGCGCCggaatttgaaaaatacaaaggcCTCACATGTCCTAACATACACTTGAAAATGTATTGCAGAAAAATGGCTGCCTATACCAGAGATGATAAGCTCATGATCCATTGCTTTCAGGACAGTCTaactggggcatctttggattggtacatgcaATTGGAGTGTAGCAACATCCACACTTGGGATGAGTTGGTTGAAGAATTTgcaaagcaatacaaatataataatGACTTGGCCCCAAACCATACTCAGCTTCAGAGTATGGCCCAGAAAGACAGTGAGTCTTTCAAAGAATATGCGCAACgctggagagaattggctgcaagGGTGCACCCACCATTGGTTGATCGTGAATTGATTGACATTTTCATGGGTACCTTGCAGGGCCAATATTATGAAAGATTGATCAATAGTGTCTCCACAGGATTTTCTGACATGGTGATCGTGGGAGAAAGAGTAGAAGAAGGACTGGAAAGTGGTAAAATCCAGGGAGGTTCCAGCAGTCAACCAATcttgaagaagcctttcaacggATTCAAGAGGAAGGAGGGTGAGACTAGTGCCATTTCTTCTCAGAGGGGGAGGGCACCATACAAGGCTCCTGCTTCTGTGCCTTATTATCAGTACCCTTACGTATCGGCTACTCAATATCCAGCCATGCCTTACCGTCCAATTGATCCTGTTCCTATTCCAGCTCCGGTACCTCACTATCAAGTTCCAGTTCTTCAATATCAAGCTCCACAACCTCAGCTCCAGGCTCCTCCACCTCAACATCAATAG